The Prunus dulcis chromosome 5, ALMONDv2, whole genome shotgun sequence genomic sequence CTAAGGGAACCACTGTTCATGTAAATGTTTGGGCCATAGGGCGTGATCCGAAAGCGTGGCCCAACCCGGTTGATTTTCGACCCGAAAGGTTCATTGAAGAAGACATTGATGCAAAGCGTCATAATTTTCAGCTTCTACCATTTGGTGCAGGAAGGCGTGTGTGCCCAGCAGTACAACTAGGCACCAATTTGGTCACCTACATGCTGGGGCAACTTTTGCATAGCTTTTGTTGGACATTGCCTGAAGGGATCCAGCCCAAGGATATTGACACGTCAGAGGGCCCAGGATTAGTGAGCTATATGCAGACCCCTCTACAAGGGGTCCCAAATTTGAGATTGCCACCACACTTGTACAAGCAGTCCCAAGATTGATATCAACCATGTGTTCAGCTCTAAATTCCTAGACACAGTAACTCTTGATTCTACTTCCAACAGTCTGAACCcagtaaaaaataaagagtagAAAGCATGTTAAACTTAAGAATATCATGCCTGTGAATTTATAATACTTTCATGGTTTCAGAAACAGCTTCCGAGATTAGTTGTAGAAACccttttttctggtttttttcttGCAGAGTAAGAATTTGTCTAAAATTTGATGAGAATTTATCTAAAGTACAGATTTCATTAGAGGTTGGATTTAATAAACTTGACATGGTCACACCAAATAATTACTCGTTCTCACGACATATATTTCAAATAATATCCAAGTCTATCTGCTCAAATACATAAAGAAAAGGATGATATAGAACAGTACATGATGACTGAAGGGTCAAACAATAATTCAAGTTACCGAAAGCCTAAAGGGACTTCCATCTACAGCATAACAACAAGAACAAACATCCATGTCCAGTCCAGATATAGAACAGTATATCAAGTTATATATAGCTAGCACATTCGAAAACTCAACCCTACCAAAAAATTGTATGTTGCTGACAAGGGTTTCTTACGGTTGAGGTTGGTGATTCAAATCCAAACAATCCAATGTGGACAATAGCAAATTGGAAAGCTGACCagaaaaagttttttttctgaGCTGCGTTACCTAATGCAGAGCCTCAACGTTTGAACCACAGACACAGAGCCATTATACAAACAAGACCATCTAATTTTCCAacataaatccaaaaataaatgttgGCAAATGAACACTGCTAAAACGTACAACTAAACATAGTTGGAGGACGTTTTACCTGAAGTTACAGAAAGTTTGGTGCTCTGAAGCTTCTGATGCTAAGAAAACTGATATGTTTAAGGATGATATATGCTCTGAAGTTTCTGGTGCTCCGAAGTTTCTATTTGCTTAATATTATGAAATTGGTAATTTATAAGTTATCGTGGCATATTGTTCTTCCCATGAATATGCTGATGCTGATATTTATTATACAAGAACTAAATTACAAAACCTAcataacaaaaaccaaaaggaCATGAAAAGtcgaataaaataatattgaaaTAGAGCTACACTTGGTGTTTTTACGACTTTCTAACTATGCAATTGTCTATGGTTCTCAATTATTGCAATGTTGGATTGCACTGGTGCAATGAAGTTTAATAAGATTCTTCCTGACTTACCAAAGACCCTTAGTATTTTAGAAGAACTAAAAAGGACTACATCAAAACACAAACGAAAACCACATTTTCAGCTTTTATATGACAGACTCCCGTTGTGCGACAGTTTTTGGTCTTTTACCACGGTTTTCGTGGTTTTAATGACGgcttttgttttacttttttggGAAAGTGGCTTTAGCAGCGGATAAAACCGTCGCTAGGCGTTGTTATAACATGCTATTGCCGTGGGATAGAAAACCGCCGCTAAAAACGTGATGAGAGTTTAAAGCTACCCGTCCACTTTAATCTTGGTAACTCTGAGAAGCgaaaagtaaaacaaattaatggaAAACCTGCTTTTCACTATATTTATGTCTACTAAGAGCACAAAGCCTGTTAAAAACATCAGGCGTCACTGTTTATCTACTCTATGAATTAAAACTTCGGCCACCCTTTAAGCATTCATGGTTTCCAAGACCAGCAGAAACCTTTTCCTGTTCTTTTCATGGCAGAGTAAGAATTTCTCTAAAAATTGATACCCGATAATGAAAATCCCTACTATTAGAGTCAACCATAAAATGATGCCAATGAGCTTTCAACTCCATAATACCATATATCCTCATTCATGTCAtttagaaacaaaagaaagccAAGACCCTTATAATATTGTCATTCTAGAGACCTGCATATCAGGGAGAAGCCACAAAAATAACCCCATTGTAACAGAGAAACGCCATGAAACAAGAACCAGTGACTGGCTTATGAGAGCAGTCAAGTGCCTAGATGGCAGGACGCTGTCAAGAAAGAGTTATGATGGTCATCCCCCTGTCACCTTAGACTTTAACTTATCGACTATTGTAGACCACTTTACACAAGCTGTTAACAACTCAGCAAATGCCAAAAGATTTGAAGACCCAGATGGATGTTCTCACTTTCCATCATCCTCATCAccgtcttcatcatcttcttggTCATCGTCATCTTCTTCAGAGTCATCATCCTCATTCTTTCCCTGTCAATAGGCAAACCTCAAGAATTAAGATAAGGGAATTTCCTGCTAAAATTTCTATGAGATTTGTAACAGATAGATAAGGGCAGCATATTAGAGAGGTTCAGATGAAAGCAAGTAAATAACCACATATATTcaactaataaaattatttgcaaGGGTGCAAGTTATCTCCATTCTCAAGTCAATAATGAGGTCCTTACATTTAAGTTCATCTAACCACAAGAATTGCACAAAAACCATCAATTTACATATGCCTCCAGGTAATACAACACTACATgtaaacacacacacatgaaTGTAGCAACGCAGGAATTGTAAAATACAATATCGGTCATAGCAGCTCACTGAAAGTAGTCAATTCACTTTGTACAAGGATGCCAAACACTACAGGTATAGATGCCACAAGCCTATCCTAGACCACTGACTACTTTAAGAAGCAAAAGGCCTGAACCTGATGGAATCCTGTATATGAGGTTCAATTTGAACATATCTTATTATATGAAAGTAAGTCATGGCGATGGATaataatgatcaagtcatgcaattgtgaaaaaaacaataacaattttcttttttaaatcacACAGCAGTACTTAATATCCGGCCTCAGCATCTTCTTGTATACCACAAATTTTAAGGCGTTAGAAAGTACAGATTTAAGGTTTGGATTTAGTAGAAAGGTTATCCATGTTTAGAGTATTTTTACTCTGCTTGACAGTTAAACCAAAAGGATCTGCATTTACCTCTTCATCAGCCTCTTCATCATCGAAATCCTCATCATCAGCCTCCTATGTCAAAGAGGTCATGAACTCATTAGCAAATTAGGCAAACAGTAAATGCTTCTAAGAAATAATTAGACTTATGCTTATGTAATAGGGAAATAAGGTAAAAGAGAAGTTACATGGTTGAAATAAGTAAGAGGATTGGGCCACAGATCCTCCTTAATAACCTCCGCAATCTGCGGTATGAAGGGAAAGTCACAAAAGCATCCATATAAGAGTAAGAAGAACTAAGGAAAGATTGTCTGGGTCAATATTGAACTAAGGAAAGATTGTCTGGGTCAATATTGGTACAAAGCACTTGTTACCATCTtcaaatgcaaaaagaaactAACCTCATCATGAATCTCATCGTCCAAAATATCTTTCTGTTGACTATCACTAAACCAGCTAAAGAAGCtacatgaaaacaataaaatagaGTGAGGATTGGAATTCTGGTCAATTTGAAATAAGCATACAGAAGGATAATGTAATTCTAGAGGTCCATTCTAACAGATCTGGATAACCAACCTCTCCTCAGCCTGAGGTCGCTTGTTCCCTTTCTTATCATGATTAACTCCATTAGGTATGCCCTTCACATATTAGGTACACAGCAAGTTAAAATACCCCAGCAAGTTAAAATACCCCAAATTGACAGGCAGACATAAATTGAATACAAGACAAAAATCTTATACCATTCCCTCTTTCCACTTTATTGATGTGGCAGAAACTTTTGTTACTTCATCAAGGAAAGTAAAGGTCTTCGTAAGCTTCGCATCTTCAAAATAAGGATTGGGGCTGAAATGCTGTACATTAAATAACGAAATTTAGTTAATCTCAAATATTCAATAATTGAAACATAACATATAACACACCCAAATGCAATTCAAAGATAAAACGGCAAAGGAAAGGAGAAACTCACGAAAGTAATGGCGTAACCAGACTTCACATCCTTAAAATCCTCCACTTCCAGAGAAGTTAGATGCTTGAAAATCTatgaaaggaaaaggaaaaatgaaccCAGACATAATAGAAAAGATAGAGGAAACAAGAAGCCAATTTGAAATATTACATGGAAACAATATCAATGATTTCATTGATTATGGAAGATAAGGTAGGGAATGTGAGTAACTGATTATGCAATTCAatgatcatcaacatatatttattatttgcagagtaattaaaaaatagttataaAGAGAAAGATGCACTAATTAATTTCTGGCACATATGGGAACAAATACGAAACCTTTTGATCATCTTCGGTCAAAAGTTCACCAAGCGCAGGATGACTCAGGAACTGCAGATTAAGGAGCAAGTcaattaattgggaaaaaaaagtcATCATAAATTCTTCCACTCAGATATAAATAAGGATAGATAACTAACAGCAGTTAACCAAAAGTCGGGAATGGACTTGATGATATCATTTCGTTTATCATAGACCGGCTTGCGTATCTCGTTATACTTCTGCTCCACTTCCAGGACTTTATCACTGGCTTCCTCATTGATCtataaaacattcaaaagaaaacataaaaatccAATGAAAACGGTTGGTccattgcaaatttgcaataatacatAAATTGAATATCAGTACAAGTTTGTGCGCAAAAAATTCTTAGtcaatttaggttttagccatacaaaaatttcacttttggaaaaagccaaagctttttcaaaaaagacagaaaaacctctcaactttcaaaccaaagacatgcaaatgtaaaggattccttaggaaatccaaaaataaataagggcaattttgtccattttggcttcttttaaaaaatttctctctcctttggccttttccaaagtctccccaAATTCTTAATACAAGTGAACCACAGAAGTTTAACTAACTAGTAATGCCCAGCCTTCAAAGAAGGCCACAAAGTGGAAATGTAGTGTGGTTTCCATACTATCAGGCTCTGTTCAGTTAACCAGTTGagaaacaacaagaaaagaaaacgacTAAACTTCCTAGCTTTCGGTTGTTTGGTTATTAATTAACAAGAAAATGACAAGGaacagaaaaggaagaaaaataacTTTATTTTGCTTATGGAGATGATAGCTTGTGCACCTACGTCACTCAGCTCACGTGCAACCTTGGCTCGTTATGTTATGGAAATTGGAGTTATTTCTGGGCTAGTTATCAAGAGCCAGCAACTGGCTGCCGGATCCCGTCCCGCAACTAGGACAATGTTACTTAGCCCTGTTCCTGTCTGGCGCAAGAAGCTCGAATAGTGAGCTGTTATACACTTTTTCAATGATGTCAAGGTTTTATTCGATTTTGCCTCTTGAACTTCTTTTCAAAGTAGGCAAGATTTCAATAGGTCTCGTACAACCAAAGCTACCAAAATTGTATATTCTTCACTTTCCTTTCCCATCAATTTTTTCATGCAAAGGTGGAACCAAGAATTTCCACACGGGTGTgctaaaaacttatttttccCCTTTATTATGGATGGGTGGCTGACTACGGTTCTCTTGTGAGTTGCTCGGATGGAACGAGCCAATTTTTTCTAAGCTGGGTGGGCCAACTTCCACTAAGTGGGTGAATTTCCTAAAAATTAGCAACAAGTTTTCAGTTTTCCAAAAACTTGTACGGGGCTGGAGCCCACACTAGCCTAAGTATGGTTCCGCCTAATCAAACACACGAAAACAGTAAACTTCACgttctcttcctttctctattttttttccctctagTTGAAATAAACCAGACCTATGGAAGGTTAAACAAaggagaaaatttaattaccaaAAGCAGCAATTCAAACTTCACAAAATGAAACACATATCAGAATTGACAGTTGCAACAATTATACCGAGTATCCAGTGTGTtacaacaaacaacaaaatgaaGCACGGGGCTGCTGCCTACGCATGTCTATATAATGGAGCGCCCCTCAAtggtatttataaaaaaaaatggaaattgtaGGCAATGTTGTTGCTCTAATAAGCTAAGGCACTGATTTTCTATCGAAACCAAAATCTAATAAGCTAAGCTAAGGCTCAGATCCTTTTATGGGTTTAGGCTTTTATCAAAGCCATAAATCATTCCATCCTATGGGTTAATTTCCTACATCctcataataaaattaaattgcaCTGCAACTCAGGCATGGGCTGAAAAAGTTGAATTCAATGCGCCTACCTGAGCAAGTTAATAATTCAAGAGCAATAAGAACATGAAAAGCTCTGAATGGGCAGATAATTCCCAAagaaaactttagaaaaaaCCCTTATTTTGCCTCAATTGTACGGGGAACAAGGGTACAATATTCTAATGCGCAGATAGGTATAGAGGTACAACCTTTTCGAGCTCGTCTTGGACCTCCTGCAACTTTTCGATGGAAAGGACGAGCTTCTCATCGATGTGGTCCGAGTTATCATCTTCGGCTTTCTCTGAAAGCTTCAGCTTCTTGCCCTTATCAGCCACCATCTTCAACTTCCCTTCTGATGCTCCTCTAAAACCCTACCGCTCTCTCTGTCTCGCTCTTATTAGGCTTTCCGAAATGAAGGTGCGaatgtagagagagagagagaacaaaaggGGTAGGGTTTTGGGGAGTGTATAATCTGCTACGGCGGCCGAAAGTATAGTACCGACATTAAACCAGTCATCTCTTGACATGTAATAATTTTTCTAAAGAAAGTGGATCGTTGACCGGCCTATAGAAGCAATTTGGGCCAGGCCGAATGTTTTAAAACTCGACCTTTTCTTGTATCCGCGGCCCATTCTAAAGCTTATTAGCACTTTtttaatatacaaaattatGTTGATTTTGGAATTAAATATCTATCTTAaagaaaaatcttcaaaacgTTTTCTTTGTTACCATtgtgttaaaaaattaatgggCCAGGAATTTATGCTttagattatatatattagtaaacatatttttattatagCATGAGTGAATTGATAATTATGTTACGGTCACACTAAATAATTACTCGTTCAAATGAAACATCTACATTAGAGAAAATCGAGTGTATATGCTCAAATCCATAAAGTAAAAGGAATGAACACCTGCATTTTGGAGTTCCCATGATGGCTGAAGGGTCAGACAACAATTCAAGTTGCTAAGACCAACACTGAAAGCCTAAAAGGACATCCATCTACATCAtaacaacaagaacaaaagatCCATGTCCAGATATAGAAAAGAGCACTCAAATACATATCAAGTTTTATATATAGCTAGCACAGCACATTCGAAACTTAACAACCCAACCAAAAAGATTGTATGTCTGAGCTCACAAGGGTTTCTCATATGGTTGAGGTTGTCTGGTTGGGGCACATGCAGACAAAGTAAAGGCATCCTATACATCCCATAAATATTGAAAACCTTgattttccattttgtttcccacaatattttcttaaaaggaAAGCAAATGTTTTCATAGCTTTGCTTTTGTGTCACCGAGTGAATtagtttatttctttattgaaaaataaaaattgttgatTTCAGCTGCAACAAGTTGCAATGGTTGCATCTGGCTGGAAGAATATAGACTGAGTTCCAGTCTTTTCATGTTAGCTCCTGCTTTGACGTCTTCCAAATATCCTCAAATGTCAAgcaaaaatttctttttctttttcaatttatcGCTGTTCTCAGGCCATTCGAATCCAAACAAGCTAATTGGGAGAATAACAAATTGGAAAGCTTACCACAAAAAGTGTTTCTGAGCTGTGTTACCTAATAATGCAGAGCATATCAAAGTTTGAACCACAGAAGCAGAGCCATTATGCAAACGAGCCCATCTAATTTTCCAACATTAATACGAAAGTACATATTTGCAAATGAAAACTGATAAGTTTGTAATTGTATATGGTCGCAATGAAGTTTAATCAGATTCTATGTGACTTAACAAATATCCCTTAGTATTTTAAGGGAAGTAAAACGAACGCCtacataaaaacacaaacacaaccACCATTTTCAGCGAATATGTAACAGTTTCTTTATATTGCGACGGTTTTTGGTCTTTAGTTCCGGTTTTGGGGATTTTAGTGACGATAAGTGGATTTAGCAGCGGTAAAAACCGTCGCTAGCTGTTGCTATAGCACCTTATAGTAGCGAATCCAAAAACCGTGGCTAAAAGTCTCTCCCTCCCACCCCTCAAACTAGTGGTTCTGGGAAGCGTCCTCAATATCATTATGTGTCTAACGTATTACAACTTACAAGaaaacattattaaaaatcttgtccAAATTCAAATACATGAAAATTCTCCAGTATTTCCTCCACTGACATGCTAGCAACTTCTTGCGTGACGTCATTGCTCAATCCTTCATTGAAATGATCTCTGAGAAAATTCAATAGCTGTGAAGGGAAGAGCTGAAGCTAGACTAAACCCTCCAATCCTGGGAATGCTACCTCAGTCTACCACTAGTATTGTATAACGCACTAATGGGGGCAGACCATGAAGATGAAATCCAGGATGCAACAAAAAAGAGTTCCATATCAGAAAGAAGGAAATAACTTGGAAAATGGCACATTGATAAAACAGCTATAGAATTGTGAAAAACCCCTCAATGAATTATAAGGATAACTAGTCTTTGTCTCTGTGCACCTATGTGATTAGTATTGACACGCCCAACAGCTGACTGCATACAAGTGCCAAGCCTTGTTCAGGTGACATTAAGTACACTAACATCACATATACAGCATGTGATGCTTGCAGCAAATTTAGTCCTACACTGGCAACTGAAATTCGTCCGAAAATAACGATAAAAGTATCCAAAAAACAGAATTGATACCTCAAGGTCTTACCATGCAGTTGAAATCTTATTTTGATCACATGATCACATCTAACGGAGTGGCAAGATATGCATACCTGGACAAGATAATGCAAGTATAAATCACCCTACAGGaaatactaaaataaattatagaaCTATGAATAGAACAAAGTATAAGCAAGGTACAAACCACCAGCCAATCCACCAAGCATGAGTCCCTCAATAGAACTATCAATatggaaattttgattttgtaatttGCTTCCCATACTGTGTCTAATCTTCCAAGCCTTCATAGAACAAAACCTGCATAATGCACAGgaaattcataattttgaaGCCAAACTATCATCCTAGAAATAAGAACCAGAGCTTATTAGGAAAGAGCAACAGAGTAATGACAACTAAATAAATTAGAGGCCAAAAGGCGAACTGCCTATGATTCACCATTGATCAAAATATGGTACGTctgaattttctgttttgggacaaaataaaacaataaactAGTGAGGCCAGGGAGGATGCATGTTCAGAAGTTGCAATCCTATTTTCCTAGTGTTTCAAAACAAATGATGTAaaggccaaaagaaaagggtAAGACATGCAAACTATTGCTATTTATGGTAAAACTGGATTGTTAGTGGTACGACCTCGAACTgagaaattcttttttttttttttttcttcattttcttttccttataagaaacacaaaatttaTTAATCAAAGAAGAGTTACAAGGAGGATGAATGAGACGTCCATCTAAAATCCTGTGAACATCCTCAATCCTAAACATCAAGTATAATCAAGTGAAAACAACTATGTGGATGATACACACCAGTTGTTCTAAAGAGGCCAAATGTCTTAAATTAAATACTATTCATTGCCTAATTCCAATCCTAATGAAAAACATAGAGAAGagggaaggaggaggagagaacACCATACATTTGGATACAAGGCTTCATAGGTAAGATATATATGCAAAGACTTtagcaagaaaataaaaggccAATACTTGGAAATTTACTTTCTTACAtagaatttaaataaatttaaatgccATCCATATCATTACATACCAAACGTCTGAGCTTCACCCATTAGCCATGAATATTACATCTACAACATCTTTAGCATGGCTCCAAATACGCATCTTTATGGTCTCAACAGGATACATCATTCCTTCCCCATATGCCACAACAATAGCTCCCCACACAAATTCCCTCCAAAGTACATTGACTGATTAAAAAATCCATTAGTAACTTCCC encodes the following:
- the LOC117628286 gene encoding NAP1-related protein 1 isoform X1 — protein: MVADKGKKLKLSEKAEDDNSDHIDEKLVLSIEKLQEVQDELEKINEEASDKVLEVEQKYNEIRKPVYDKRNDIIKSIPDFWLTAFLSHPALGELLTEDDQKIFKHLTSLEVEDFKDVKSGYAITFHFSPNPYFEDAKLTKTFTFLDEVTKVSATSIKWKEGMGIPNGVNHDKKGNKRPQAEESFFSWFSDSQQKDILDDEIHDEIAEVIKEDLWPNPLTYFNHEADDEDFDDEEADEEGKNEDDDSEEDDDDQEDDEDGDEDDGK
- the LOC117628286 gene encoding NAP1-related protein 1 isoform X2 encodes the protein MVADKGKKLKLSEKAEDDNSDHIDEKLVLSIEKLQEVQDELEKINEEASDKVLEVEQKYNEIRKPVYDKRNDIIKSIPDFWLTAFLSHPALGELLTEDDQKIFKHLTSLEVEDFKDVKSGYAITFHFSPNPYFEDAKLTKTFTFLDEVTKVSATSIKWKEGMGIPNGVNHDKKGNKRPQAEESFFSWFSDSQQKDILDDEIHDEIAEVIKEDLWPNPLTYFNHEADDEDFDDEEGKNEDDDSEEDDDDQEDDEDGDEDDGK